Genomic segment of Myxococcus stipitatus:
TAGAACAGCTCTCGGAAGACGGGGTCCTGGTCCGCGGCCCACTCGTCGAAGACGTAGATGGCGCGGTCCTCCAGGACGGAGGTGAGCAGGGCCAGGCGCTTGCGCTGTCCCTGGGAGAGCGCCACGGTGGACAGCCGGCCGTTCTCCACGCGCACCTTCTTCTCGAGCTGCAGCCGTGACAGGTAGGCACGGGCCTGGTCCTCCATGCCGGGGTGCTCCAGACCGAGCATTCGTTCAAAGAGGTGGAAGTCGAAGAAGACGGCGGAGAAGAGCTGCCGGTAGGCGCGCCGCGTGGCGGCCTCGACGGGGACTCCGTCCACGCGCAGCTCTCCCTTCTCCGGCACGTACAGCCCGGTGAAGAGCTTGGCCAGCGTCGTCTTGCCGCTGCCGTTGCCGCCGACCAGGAAGACGAGCTCGCCCCGGCGCAGCGTCGTGTTGATGGGGCCCAGGGTGAAGGTCGCGCCGTCGTGCTCGCGGTAGTAGCTGTGGGCGATGTCCGCCAGCTCGATGCGCTCGAAGCGCGGGTTGATGACGGCGTCGCGGGACGGGGGCTGCGGGTCCTGCAGCGACAGGCCCAGCTTCTCCAGCTTCTTCATCGCGATGTGGCTGCGCGACAGGTTCGGCCACTGGTGCATCAGGCCGTCGAGCGGCTGCTGGAGGTAGAGCACCACCAGCGCGTACGCGGCCAGGGTGGGCATCTCCACGGGCTGGAAGCGGGGGACGACGAACAGGATGATGCCGATGACCACCATCACCATGAAGCCGCCCCAGCCTCCGGCGATGATGAAGAGGTTGTTGGTGACGCGCGAGATGCGGGAGACCTCCTCGGCGGTGGGCTGGAGCTCCTTGTTGAAGAAGTCCTCGCTGCGCGCCTGGTGGAGCTGCAGCTCCTTGGACCCGTCGATGAGGGTCTGGAAGTGGGAGTAGAGCGCGTCGTGGCTCTCGCGGCGGC
This window contains:
- a CDS encoding cyclic peptide export ABC transporter translates to MSLLALLFQKSKFPIIFAALLGMLTGASSAALVAVMNQALTSRTVAEALLLGPAFAGLSAAVLVLRIVSQMQLNSLQQMALLDLRLSLCRRILEAPLRKLEESGQHKLMAALTEDIAVINTTIAVIPSVIISLATLAGCLVYLAWLSGPLLALVLCVVAVVLASVALPNRYAYSQFFRRRESHDALYSHFQTLIDGSKELQLHQARSEDFFNKELQPTAEEVSRISRVTNNLFIIAGGWGGFMVMVVIGIILFVVPRFQPVEMPTLAAYALVVLYLQQPLDGLMHQWPNLSRSHIAMKKLEKLGLSLQDPQPPSRDAVINPRFERIELADIAHSYYREHDGATFTLGPINTTLRRGELVFLVGGNGSGKTTLAKLFTGLYVPEKGELRVDGVPVEAATRRAYRQLFSAVFFDFHLFERMLGLEHPGMEDQARAYLSRLQLEKKVRVENGRLSTVALSQGQRKRLALLTSVLEDRAIYVFDEWAADQDPVFRELFYRELLPSLKQQGKLVFVISHDDRYFHLADRILKLESGQLVSDQGATPAVSPTMQVG